The following are encoded in a window of Gasterosteus aculeatus chromosome 5, fGasAcu3.hap1.1, whole genome shotgun sequence genomic DNA:
- the LOC120819392 gene encoding C-reactive protein isoform X2, translated as MEVKAARFLVGLLAVLGCSLTPSSASQVGLSDKVLVFPYETDFSFVALLPQKEMALRVFTLCMRVATDLPEDRQVILFAYRTADYDELNVWREMDGRVSFYLSGDGTFFHLPPLTTFRTSLCLTWESLTGLSAFWVDGRRSAYQVYKPGHSIRPKGTVLLGQDPDKHLGGLEAVQSFVGEITDVNMWDFVLSRSMIQAWHYGHKVPKGNIFDWGTIEYELNGNVMVVDDD; from the exons ATG GAGGTCAAAGCTGCCAGGTTTCTTGTGGGACTACTCGCTGTCCTTGGATGTTCTCTCACGCCCTCGTCCGCCAGCCAAG TGGGTCTGAGCGACAAAGTCCTGGTGTTCCCCTACGAGACCGACTTCAGCTTCGTGGCCCTGCTCCCGCAGAAGGAGATGGCCCTGAGGGTCTTCACGCTCTGCATGCGCGTGGCCACCGACCTGCCGGAGGACCGGCAGGTCATCCTGTTCGCCTACCGCACGGCCGACTACGACGAGCTCAACGTGTGGCGCGAGATGGACGGGCGCGTCTCCTTCTACCTGAGCGGGGACGGCACCTTCTTCCACCTGCCGCCGCTCACCACCTTCCGCACCAGCCTGTGCCTGACCTGGGAGTCTCTCACGGGCCTGTCCGCCTTCTGGGTGGACGGCAGGCGCAGCGCCTACCAGGTGTACAAACCCGGCCACTCCATCCGTCCGAAGGGCACCGTCCTGCTGGGGCAGGACCCGGACAAGCACCTGGGCGGGTTGGAAGCCGTGCAGAGCTTCGTGGGGGAGATCACCGATGTGAACATGTGGGACTTTGTGCTCTCCCGGAGCATGATTCAGGCCTGGCACTACGGGCACAAGGTCCCCAAGGGCAACATCTTCGACTGGGGCACCATAGAGTACGAGCTGAACGGGAACGTGATGGTGGTGGATGACGACTGA
- the LOC120819392 gene encoding C-reactive protein isoform X1, translated as MVRRAVSSRTVSTQRGLWWEMMMDVLCLKEVKAARFLVGLLAVLGCSLTPSSASQVGLSDKVLVFPYETDFSFVALLPQKEMALRVFTLCMRVATDLPEDRQVILFAYRTADYDELNVWREMDGRVSFYLSGDGTFFHLPPLTTFRTSLCLTWESLTGLSAFWVDGRRSAYQVYKPGHSIRPKGTVLLGQDPDKHLGGLEAVQSFVGEITDVNMWDFVLSRSMIQAWHYGHKVPKGNIFDWGTIEYELNGNVMVVDDD; from the exons ATGGTGAGACGCGCTGTTTCTTCTCGCACCGTTTCTACACAACGTGGTCTCTGGTGGGAGATGATGATGGATGTCTTGTGTTTGAAGGAGGTCAAAGCTGCCAGGTTTCTTGTGGGACTACTCGCTGTCCTTGGATGTTCTCTCACGCCCTCGTCCGCCAGCCAAG TGGGTCTGAGCGACAAAGTCCTGGTGTTCCCCTACGAGACCGACTTCAGCTTCGTGGCCCTGCTCCCGCAGAAGGAGATGGCCCTGAGGGTCTTCACGCTCTGCATGCGCGTGGCCACCGACCTGCCGGAGGACCGGCAGGTCATCCTGTTCGCCTACCGCACGGCCGACTACGACGAGCTCAACGTGTGGCGCGAGATGGACGGGCGCGTCTCCTTCTACCTGAGCGGGGACGGCACCTTCTTCCACCTGCCGCCGCTCACCACCTTCCGCACCAGCCTGTGCCTGACCTGGGAGTCTCTCACGGGCCTGTCCGCCTTCTGGGTGGACGGCAGGCGCAGCGCCTACCAGGTGTACAAACCCGGCCACTCCATCCGTCCGAAGGGCACCGTCCTGCTGGGGCAGGACCCGGACAAGCACCTGGGCGGGTTGGAAGCCGTGCAGAGCTTCGTGGGGGAGATCACCGATGTGAACATGTGGGACTTTGTGCTCTCCCGGAGCATGATTCAGGCCTGGCACTACGGGCACAAGGTCCCCAAGGGCAACATCTTCGACTGGGGCACCATAGAGTACGAGCTGAACGGGAACGTGATGGTGGTGGATGACGACTGA